The Malus domestica chromosome 10, GDT2T_hap1 genome contains a region encoding:
- the LOC103446156 gene encoding berberine bridge enzyme-like 22 — MEFIALLASLLLVSIPSVSSVSISGEIFSQCMADYSKISDQNIHTSNSSLYSSLLQSSQQNPRWLNSTSKPLLLVTPSHESEIQAAVLCSRKLGLQVRVRSGGHDYEGLSYLCKTAFIIIDLINLRSLKVNLADETAWVQSGATLGELYYSIAMKSEVHGFPGGLCPTVGIGGHFSGGGFGTQIRKHGLAADNVIDARLIDVNGRILDRRTMGEDLFWAIRGGGGSSFGIIVSWKIKLVQVPKIVTGFTFDKTLAEGATSLVHRWQYIADKFHEDLFIRVIIQKVGSGNQKTVQASFQSLFLGKIDRLIPLIKLSFPELGLQAKDCIEMSWIQSAQYFAGFQKDQPSDVLLSRNPLWKMNFKAKSDFVKNPIPESGLQGIWERFQQEQNVYMILDPYGGKMNEISEHEIPFPHRKGNLFNIQYIVKWDGSGVEETNKHIHWIRMLYRFMSPYVSRSPRGAYINYKDLDLGANVQNTSYLEASTWGTRYFKGNFKRLAQVKSKADPDNFFRNEQSIPPLPSLFEITEV, encoded by the coding sequence ATGGAGTTCATTGCACTACTAGCTTCTTTGCTCTTGGTCTCAATTCCTTCGGTATCTTCTGTTTCAATCAGTGGTGAAATTTTCAGTCAGTGCATGGCAGACTACAGCAAAATTTCTGATCAAAACATTCACACCTCAAACTCTTCTTTGTATTCATCTCTTTTGCAATCTTCCCAGCAAAACCCTAGGTGGTTAAACTCCACATCGAAGCCTCTTCTCCTTGTCACACCTTCCCATGAGTCTGAAATCCAAGCCGCTGTTCTTTGCAGCAGGAAACTTGGCCTGCAAGTCAGGGTTAGAAGTGGAGGACATGACTATGAAGGCCTATCTTACCTCTGCAAAACCGCATTTATCATCATTGACCTCATCAATCTCCGTTCCCTCAAGGTCAACCTTGCAGATGAAACAGCTTGGGTGCAGTCAGGAGCCACACTTGGTGAGCTTTATTATAGCATTGCCATGAAAAGTGAGGTCCATGGATTTCCAGGAGGTTTGTGCCCTACTGTTGGGATTGGAGGGCACTTCAGTGGAGGTGGGTTTGGAACCCAAATCAGGAAGCATGGCCTAGCAGCTGACAATGTCATAGATGCTCGGTTAATTGATGTGAATGGAAGAATCCTTGACAGAAGAACAATGGGTGAGGATTTGTTTTGGGCCATTAGAGGAGGTGGGGGATCAAGTTTTGGGATCATAGTTTCATGGAAAATCAAATTGGTTCAGGTTCCAAAAATTGTGACGGGTTTTACATTTGACAAAACCCTAGCCGAAGGAGCTACCAGCCTTGTTCACAGGTGGCAATATATTGCAGACAAATTTCATGAAGATCTTTTCATCAGAGTCATAATTCAGAAAGTGGGGAGTGGGAATCAGAAAACGGTTCAAGCATCTTTCCAATCACTGTTTCTTGGTAAAATTGACAGATTAATCCCACTGATTAAGCTGAGTTTTCCAGAGCTGGGATTGCAGGCAAAAGACTGCATTGAGATGAGTTGGATCCAATCTGCCCAGTATTTTGCTGGATTCCAAAAAGACCAGCCCTCAGATGTATTGCTATCTAGAAATCCCCTCTGGAAGATGAATTTCAAGGCTAAATCCGACTTCGTGAAGAACCCAATACCCGAATCGGGACTCCAAGGGATTTGGGAGAGGTTTCAGCAGGAACAAAATGTGTACATGATTTTGGATCCATATGGTGGCAAAATGAATGAGATCTCAGAACATGAAATCCCATTTCCTCACAGAAAAGGTAATTTGTTCAACATACAGTACATAGTGAAGTGGGATGGAAGTGGAGTGGAGGAAACCAACAAGCATATCCACTGGATAAGAATGCTTTACAGATTCATGAGCCCTTATGTTTCTAGGTCCCCAAGGGGTGCCTATATCAATTACAAGGACCTTGATTTGGGTGCCAACGTGCAAAACACAAGCTACTTGGAGGCAAGTACTTGGGGCACAAGGTACTTCAAGGGTAACTTCAAGAGGCTGGCACAGGTGAAGAGCAAGGCCGATCCAGATAACTTCTTCAGGAATGAACAAAGCATCCCTcctcttccttctttgtttgaaatCACAGAGGTTTGA
- the LOC103446157 gene encoding probable protein phosphatase 2C 62, producing MKITVDHDPQGEKDAVESRGGFMLKRPGNIPRADGQLDMTRAFGDRKLKEHITSEPDITVKKVDAETDFIILASDGLWKVMSNQEAYDCIEELDDAQEAAEELIKEALSRKS from the exons ATGAAG ATAACTGTGGATCATGATCCGCAAGGAGAGAAAGATGCTGTTGAAAGCAGAGGTGGTTTTATGTTAAAAAGGCCAG GAAATATTCCACGTGCTGATGGCCAATTAGATATGACAAGGGCATTTGGGGATCGAAAACTAAAGGAGCACATAACTTCAGAACCAGATATAACAGTAAAGAAGGTTGACGCTGAAACAGATTTCATCATTTTGGCAAGTGATGGATTGTGGAAA GTGATGTCAAACCAAGAGGCTTACGATTGCATTGAAGAGTTGGATGATGCTCAAGAAGCAGCTGAGGAGTTGATTAAAGAAGCCTTATCTAGGAAAAGCTGA
- the LOC103446155 gene encoding berberine bridge enzyme-like 22, with amino-acid sequence MQLNSQHFQVRIRSGGHDYEALSYKADVPFIIIDLFKLNKVKVNSKERTAWVQSGATLGELYYHVANKSRGKLGFTAGVCPTIGVGGHISGGGQGVLMRKFGLSSDNVVDAIVVTANGGIVDRQSMGEDLFWAIRGGGAASFGVVLEWKIKLAPVPPKVTVFTIPRTLEQNATKLVHRWQAIASKFHKDLFIRVILFVGKGSNDGKTIQANFNALFLGTIDQLVPLMKKSFPELGLKPEDCKEINWIQSIFYINGENPGQPLELLLDRNHVQKGFFKAKSDFVTKPISEKHLEAIWKVMQDGEAPGIMIWDPYGGKMAEISEDFTPFPHRAGVLYNIQYFTKWFEGGALAEKKHLEGINRVYNFMAPFVTKNPRTAYTNYRDLDIGRNIKGTLEEAKVWGEKYFKGNFERLAKIKGKVDYENFFKSEQNFVPT; translated from the coding sequence ATGCAGCTTAATTCTCAACACTTCCAGGTCAGGATTCGAAGCGGGGGTCACGACTATGAGGCCCTCTCTTACAAAGCTGATGTACCCTTCATCATCATCGATCTCTTCAAGCTTAATAAGGTTAAAGTCAATAGCAAAGAACGCACTGCATGGGTTCAATCCGGTGCAACACTTGGTGAGCTTTACTACCATGTTGCCAATAAGAGCAGAGGAAAACTTGGTTTCACAGCCGGTGTTTGCCCTACTATTGGTGTTGGTGGACATATCAGCGGCGGAGGTCAGGGCGTGTTGATGAGGAAATTTGGGCTTTCAAGTGATAATGTTGTGGATGCAATCGTGGTCACCGCAAATGGAGGTATTGTTGACAGACAATCGATGGGGGAGGACTTGTTTTGGGCCATTAGAGGAGGTGGAGCTGCAAGCTTTGGAGTTGTACTTGAATGGAAGATCAAGTTGGCTCCGGTTCCTCCGAAGGTCACGGTTTTCACAATCCCCAGAACCCTAGAACAAAACGCAACCAAATTGGTTCACAGGTGGCAAGCCATTGCATCCAAGTTTCATAAAGATCTGTTCATAAGAGTCATTCTTTTTGTGGGAAAAGGTTCCAATGATGGCAAAACAATCCAGGCCAATTTCAATGCCTTGTTTCTTGGCACCATTGATCAACTAGTCCCATTGATGAAAAAGAGCTTTCCCGAGTTGGGTTTGAAGCCTGAGGACTGCAAGGAGATAAACTGGATTCAATCTATTTTCTACATTAATGGTGAGAACCCAGGGCAGCCATTAGAGCTTTTGTTGGACAGAAACCATGTGCAAAAGGGCTTTTTCAAAGCCAAAAGTGATTTTGTGACAAAACCCATCTCAGAAAAGCACTTAGAAGCCATATGGAAGGTGATGCAAGACGGTGAGGCTCCTGGTATAATGATTTGGGATCCTTATGGTGGAAAAATGGCTGAGATTTCAGAAGATTTTACTCCATTTCCACATAGAGCTGGAGTCTTGTACAACATTCAGTACTTCACGAAGTGGTTTGAGGGGGGAGCTTTGGCTGAGAAGAAGCATTTGGAAGGGATCAATAGGGTTTACAACTTCATGGCTCCATTTGTGACCAAAAACCCTAGGACTGCATATACTAACTACAGGGACTTGGACATTGGAAGAAATATCAAAGGAACTTTGGAGGAAGCAAAGGTTTGGGGTGAAAAGTATTTCAAAGGAAATTTTGAGCGATTAGCCAAGATAAAAGGTAAGGTTGATTATGAAAACTTCTTCAAGAGTGAGCAAAATTTTGTGCCAACTTAA